A section of the Alkalihalobacillus sp. LMS39 genome encodes:
- a CDS encoding 3'-5' exonuclease — translation MVKQYVFFDFEMLCSNRGMSFEDMEAIRLGAVKYDIETENIYFFDRYIQPENKAPLSSFCKKLTGIDDCHLQEANRFPEVLAEFLTWVGGIKKSRFFSWSKSDATRLVLDSERHLLSPKMMKKIEKRYVDFQAIFAQRVSRQTPSVEGALNLYNMRFIGTPHHPMFDAYNTLRVYLRFLNEPKKSDVIMLQHYLFDEVPTDSKELNEKIKNSFQHDVVKTFGQCTTIYQMKEASKIVKQTNHLVKKYRNIVVNRSGLFSKDNRSKVAMLMDFSNELQHTFLEHVQYSAKTMIVDEYTFQPIRELTLKQG, via the coding sequence TTGGTCAAACAATATGTCTTTTTTGATTTTGAAATGCTTTGTTCTAATCGAGGAATGTCGTTTGAAGATATGGAAGCGATTCGATTAGGTGCTGTAAAATATGATATTGAAACAGAAAATATTTATTTTTTTGATCGGTACATTCAACCTGAAAATAAAGCGCCCCTCTCTTCTTTTTGTAAAAAGTTAACAGGAATTGACGATTGTCATTTGCAAGAGGCCAATCGTTTTCCAGAAGTACTCGCTGAATTTTTAACTTGGGTTGGCGGCATAAAAAAATCTAGATTTTTTTCTTGGTCGAAAAGTGATGCGACACGGTTAGTATTAGATAGTGAGCGCCACCTTCTTTCACCAAAAATGATGAAAAAAATTGAAAAACGTTATGTCGATTTTCAAGCCATTTTTGCGCAACGAGTTTCACGACAAACCCCGTCTGTCGAAGGAGCATTAAACTTATATAACATGAGGTTCATCGGTACGCCCCATCATCCAATGTTTGATGCTTATAATACGTTAAGAGTTTATTTGCGCTTTTTAAACGAACCAAAAAAATCAGACGTTATTATGTTACAGCATTATTTATTTGATGAAGTACCAACCGACAGCAAAGAACTAAACGAAAAAATTAAAAACTCCTTTCAACATGATGTGGTCAAAACGTTCGGACAATGTACGACCATCTATCAAATGAAAGAAGCAAGTAAAATCGTAAAACAAACAAACCATCTCGTAAAAAAATATCGCAATATTGTAGTGAATCGTTCAGGGTTATTTTCAAAAGACAATCGTAGTAAGGTAGCTATGCTTATGGATTTTTCTAATGAGTTGCAACATACTTTTCTAGAACATGTTCAATATTCTGCTAAAACAATGATTGTGGATGAGTATACGTTTCAACCGATTCGTGAACTGACATTGAAGCAAGGGTAA
- a CDS encoding exodeoxyribonuclease III — MKLISWNVNGIRACVKKGFLDYFHEMDADIFCLQETKLQEGQIQLDLPGYYQYWNYAEKKGYSGTAIFTKQKPLSVSYGVGDNDTQDEGRIITLEYNEFYIVNVYTPNSQRDLARLGFRLEWEKELFLYLKELDLKKPVVYCGDLNVAHQEVDLKNPKSNEGNSGFTEQERAKMSELLQAGFIDTFRYLHPNKTDVYSWWSYMRNVRERNIGWRIDYFIISNRIKDKLLHSDIHCHVLGSDHCPIVLELDF; from the coding sequence ATGAAATTAATTTCTTGGAATGTAAATGGGATTCGAGCTTGTGTAAAAAAAGGCTTTCTTGACTATTTTCATGAAATGGATGCAGACATTTTTTGTTTGCAAGAAACAAAACTGCAAGAAGGGCAAATTCAATTAGACCTACCAGGCTATTATCAATATTGGAATTATGCTGAGAAAAAAGGGTATTCAGGAACCGCGATTTTCACAAAACAAAAACCACTGTCTGTTTCATATGGGGTTGGTGACAATGATACCCAAGATGAAGGGAGAATTATCACACTAGAGTATAATGAATTTTATATTGTCAATGTATACACTCCTAACTCTCAGCGAGATTTAGCTAGGCTAGGTTTTCGATTGGAATGGGAAAAAGAACTTTTCCTATATTTAAAAGAATTAGATTTAAAAAAACCTGTCGTTTATTGTGGGGATTTAAATGTGGCCCATCAGGAAGTTGACTTGAAAAATCCAAAGTCAAATGAAGGAAATTCAGGATTCACAGAACAGGAAAGAGCGAAAATGTCTGAGCTGCTGCAAGCAGGGTTTATCGATACGTTTCGCTATTTACATCCTAATAAAACAGATGTGTATTCGTGGTGGAGCTATATGCGAAATGTAAGAGAAAGAAATATTGGCTGGAGAATTGATTACTTTATCATTTCTAATCGAATAAAGGACAAGCTATTACACTCGGATATCCATTGTCATGTATTAGGGAGCGATCATTGTCCGATTGTTCTAGAGTTAGACTTCTAA
- a CDS encoding IS256 family transposase has protein sequence MVQSINENPFADQLDNMVREFVKQKLELIMKEEMQQYFEVEHPELKNQKNGHYERSLDTKYGHITSLKVPRDRENHFQTKVFKPYQRYEQWLGESIIQMYQDGMSTREIGKFVENVLGDTYSPTTISNITDVLIEDVEAWQSRQLEKRYSVLFLDGTYINLRRDDVENEVVYIILGINENGVREILGFHVGGQESSTGWEQQLQKLRERGVEEVLLGVFDGLSGLEAAFKRVFPKADVQRCIVHKVRNSLSAVRKKDREEIAEDLKAIYNSKNKEMAHEEFKNFSTKWSKRYPKVIKSWKEDLPVLLTFYKYPTILHRKIYCTNMIERFMGEIKRRTRKIVTFPNERAVEKVIYLRCISFNENKQKVAHGFGQQREVLQKMFEERYGTAEN, from the coding sequence ATGGTACAAAGTATAAATGAAAACCCATTTGCAGATCAACTAGATAACATGGTTCGTGAATTTGTAAAACAGAAGCTTGAATTAATTATGAAAGAAGAAATGCAACAGTATTTTGAAGTAGAGCATCCAGAACTTAAAAATCAAAAGAATGGACATTACGAGCGATCGTTAGACACGAAATATGGACATATTACCAGCCTTAAGGTTCCAAGAGACCGTGAAAACCACTTTCAAACTAAAGTATTTAAGCCATACCAGCGGTATGAACAATGGCTTGGAGAATCTATTATACAGATGTATCAAGATGGAATGAGTACAAGAGAGATTGGTAAATTTGTAGAGAATGTTCTTGGTGATACCTATTCTCCAACAACAATCAGCAATATCACTGATGTTTTGATTGAAGACGTAGAAGCTTGGCAATCCCGTCAACTTGAAAAACGTTACTCTGTATTATTTCTAGATGGTACTTATATTAACTTACGCAGAGATGACGTCGAAAATGAAGTAGTTTATATTATCTTGGGAATTAACGAAAATGGAGTTAGAGAAATTCTTGGGTTTCATGTCGGTGGGCAAGAAAGTTCCACTGGGTGGGAACAACAATTACAAAAACTTAGAGAACGTGGCGTAGAGGAAGTCTTACTAGGGGTGTTTGATGGCCTTAGTGGACTTGAAGCAGCATTTAAACGCGTATTTCCTAAGGCAGATGTACAGCGATGTATTGTTCATAAAGTAAGAAACTCATTATCAGCAGTACGAAAGAAAGATAGAGAGGAAATTGCCGAAGATTTAAAAGCAATTTACAACTCTAAAAATAAAGAAATGGCGCATGAGGAGTTTAAAAATTTTAGCACGAAGTGGTCAAAACGGTACCCGAAAGTGATTAAGTCATGGAAGGAAGATCTCCCTGTTCTATTAACCTTTTATAAATATCCTACTATCCTCCATCGAAAGATATACTGTACAAATATGATTGAACGTTTTATGGGAGAAATAAAGCGCCGTACTAGAAAAATAGTAACGTTCCCAAATGAGCGTGCAGTAGAGAAAGTAATCTACTTAAGATGTATCAGTTTTAACGAAAACAAACAAAAAGTCGCTCATGGTTTTGGGCAACAAAGAGAAGTTCTTCAAAAAATGTTCGAAGAACGATATGGTACAGCTGAAAATTAA
- a CDS encoding HPr family phosphocarrier protein, giving the protein MNLTVDGHLRSKLNHQRILQLVTKANQFNSYILIQFDTKTLNAKSLLSACALHGVSGPIRLHVHGDDSNQALHVLTSTLFEQ; this is encoded by the coding sequence ATGAACTTAACAGTCGACGGACATTTGCGGAGTAAATTAAATCATCAACGTATCCTTCAATTAGTAACTAAAGCCAACCAATTTAATAGTTATATATTAATTCAATTTGATACAAAAACATTAAACGCCAAAAGTTTATTAAGTGCATGTGCTTTACATGGGGTGTCTGGACCCATTCGATTGCATGTTCATGGGGATGACAGTAATCAAGCTTTACATGTATTAACATCCACTTTATTTGAACAATAA
- a CDS encoding molybdopterin oxidoreductase family protein, with protein sequence MVDVIKEKEGIFKSVCSLDCPDQCGLLVHKKDGKIIKVEGDPEHPVTQGNICNKVRHMTERLYDKNRLQYPMKRTGKKGSGEFTKITWDEAIEIIHEKWSKLMDEDGPESILPYSFYGNMGNLTAEGMDRRFFHRLGASQLERTICQSAGTVGYGYTMGGSLGTDPEETVHSKLIILWGINAVSTNMHQITLAQKARKNGAKIVVIDVHKNQTGRLADWFIPIRPGTDGALALALMHLLFNKNYVDKAFLNDYTVGHEELRQHVQQYTPEWAAKVTGIPVEDILELAKLYGETTPSCIRIGNGLQHHDNGGMSIRTIACLPALTGQWQYQGGGAIKGNSHFLRFNAKALQRPDLLENKQTRTINMNQLGSALLQQEKPVRSLFVYSSNPAIVAPEGNKVRTGLEREDLFTVVHDLFLTETAKYADIVLPATSAFENLDFYTSYWHHYIQLQQPVIEPFGESKSNTDVFRLLAKAFQFEEPCFQDSDKDMIEQAIENVDNPSMEEISFDQLEKQHFMKAKRKIVTNEILPTPSGKIELFSRKMEEDGFEPLPSFTPIYEEHHFPYLFVPAPNHNFLNSTFSNNEKHVSLEKTPKVIIHRDDALKHEIADGDFVRIWNNRGEVVLQAVVGENVLPGVVVTQGLWADKEGENRFVNALTPDRLSDMGKGATFFSGRVLIEKK encoded by the coding sequence ATGGTTGACGTTATAAAGGAAAAAGAAGGAATATTTAAGTCAGTATGTTCGTTAGACTGTCCTGACCAATGTGGTCTTCTTGTTCATAAAAAAGATGGAAAAATTATTAAAGTTGAAGGGGATCCTGAACATCCTGTTACACAAGGAAATATTTGTAACAAAGTCCGTCATATGACAGAACGACTTTATGACAAAAATCGGTTACAGTACCCTATGAAACGAACAGGAAAAAAAGGATCAGGGGAATTCACAAAAATTACTTGGGATGAAGCAATTGAAATCATTCATGAGAAATGGTCAAAATTAATGGATGAAGACGGGCCAGAAAGTATATTGCCTTATAGTTTTTACGGTAATATGGGCAATCTTACAGCTGAAGGCATGGACCGTCGCTTTTTTCATCGATTAGGGGCTAGTCAGCTAGAACGTACCATTTGTCAGTCTGCTGGTACCGTCGGATATGGATATACGATGGGAGGCAGTCTCGGAACAGACCCCGAAGAGACCGTTCATAGTAAACTGATTATTCTTTGGGGGATTAATGCAGTAAGTACAAACATGCATCAAATTACGTTAGCCCAAAAAGCAAGGAAGAACGGTGCAAAAATTGTTGTCATTGATGTTCATAAAAACCAAACGGGCCGCTTAGCAGATTGGTTTATTCCTATCCGTCCAGGCACAGATGGAGCTCTTGCCTTAGCTTTAATGCACCTTTTGTTTAACAAAAACTACGTTGATAAAGCATTTTTAAACGATTATACAGTCGGCCATGAGGAACTAAGGCAACATGTTCAACAATACACACCAGAATGGGCTGCTAAAGTTACCGGTATACCGGTCGAAGATATATTAGAATTAGCCAAGCTATACGGTGAAACGACACCTTCATGTATTCGAATTGGAAATGGTCTACAACACCATGATAATGGTGGGATGAGCATACGGACCATTGCTTGTTTACCTGCTTTAACAGGACAATGGCAGTATCAAGGTGGGGGGGCGATAAAAGGAAACTCCCATTTTCTCCGATTTAATGCAAAAGCGCTACAACGACCAGATTTACTAGAAAATAAACAAACGAGAACGATTAATATGAATCAATTAGGTTCTGCTTTGCTACAACAAGAAAAGCCCGTTCGTTCCTTGTTTGTTTATAGTAGTAATCCCGCCATTGTCGCTCCAGAAGGGAATAAAGTTCGGACTGGATTAGAACGTGAAGATTTATTTACGGTTGTACATGATTTATTTTTAACTGAAACGGCCAAATATGCAGACATTGTATTACCAGCGACATCTGCATTTGAAAACTTAGACTTTTATACTTCATATTGGCATCATTATATTCAATTACAACAGCCTGTCATTGAACCGTTTGGTGAAAGTAAGTCAAACACAGACGTATTCAGATTGTTAGCCAAAGCATTTCAATTTGAAGAGCCTTGTTTTCAAGATAGTGACAAAGACATGATCGAACAAGCAATAGAAAATGTCGATAATCCGTCTATGGAAGAGATTTCATTCGACCAATTAGAAAAACAGCATTTTATGAAGGCGAAACGTAAGATTGTAACGAATGAGATTCTTCCTACTCCTAGTGGAAAAATTGAATTATTTTCTAGAAAGATGGAGGAGGACGGTTTTGAACCTTTGCCAAGCTTTACACCTATATATGAAGAACATCATTTCCCTTACTTATTCGTTCCTGCACCAAATCATAATTTTTTAAATTCGACGTTTTCTAATAATGAAAAGCATGTCTCACTTGAAAAAACACCAAAAGTTATTATTCATCGTGATGATGCTTTGAAACATGAAATTGCCGATGGAGACTTTGTACGAATATGGAATAATCGTGGTGAAGTTGTTCTACAAGCCGTTGTTGGAGAAAATGTATTACCAGGTGTTGTTGTAACACAAGGGTTGTGGGCGGACAAAGAGGGGGAAAACCGTTTTGTAAATGCACTCACCCCAGACCGATTATCTGATATGGGTAAAGGAGCAACTTTTTTCTCAGGGCGTGTTTTGATTGAAAAAAAGTGA
- a CDS encoding VOC family protein, whose amino-acid sequence MSIQKIEHVGIMVSNYDKSVRFYNETVGLDVLNELKIEGGPQLAFLGSKQSGHIYLELVETHDQPFPTEGRIHHVAFTVSDLTSEIQILKEKGVSFLTETPQTLPNGAQYIFFVGPDEERIELFQPKK is encoded by the coding sequence ATGTCCATTCAAAAAATTGAGCACGTTGGAATTATGGTATCCAATTATGATAAATCGGTTCGGTTTTACAACGAAACGGTAGGGTTAGATGTCCTTAATGAACTAAAAATAGAAGGGGGACCACAACTCGCCTTTTTAGGTTCAAAACAAAGCGGACATATTTATCTTGAATTAGTCGAAACTCATGACCAACCTTTTCCTACGGAAGGACGTATACACCATGTAGCGTTTACAGTGTCGGACCTTACTAGTGAGATTCAAATACTAAAAGAAAAAGGAGTTTCTTTTCTAACGGAAACACCTCAAACCTTACCAAATGGAGCACAATATATTTTTTTTGTTGGCCCAGACGAAGAAAGAATTGAACTATTTCAACCGAAAAAATAA
- a CDS encoding LysE family translocator has translation MSVFLGYILLGLSLAAPIGPVNAAQLDRGIKNGFFHAWLVGLGATVADGIYMLLVFLGLVHFIEIPFMQTFLWLFGFFVLVYTGYESLLGANKINLSEMRSQKESHIKSFMSGFFMSLFNPLTILFWLGIFGSILAKTVTSYGTGQVILYVGAIFIGITVWDITMATLASTLRKYLSTRLLRTISILSGISLIGFGVYFGIEAASVLFS, from the coding sequence ATGAGTGTTTTTTTAGGGTATATTCTTTTAGGGTTATCATTAGCTGCTCCAATTGGCCCTGTTAATGCAGCGCAATTGGACAGGGGAATAAAGAATGGTTTTTTTCATGCTTGGCTCGTTGGGCTAGGCGCAACAGTAGCGGATGGTATTTATATGTTACTTGTTTTTTTAGGGTTAGTTCATTTTATTGAAATACCGTTTATGCAAACTTTTTTATGGCTATTTGGATTTTTTGTTCTTGTGTACACAGGTTATGAAAGTTTATTAGGGGCAAATAAAATCAATCTTTCCGAAATGAGAAGCCAAAAAGAATCACACATAAAGTCATTTATGTCAGGATTTTTCATGTCACTATTTAATCCTTTAACGATTCTGTTTTGGCTCGGTATTTTCGGTTCCATTTTAGCAAAAACTGTCACATCTTACGGTACAGGTCAAGTTATTTTATATGTTGGTGCTATTTTTATAGGTATAACCGTTTGGGATATTACAATGGCCACACTTGCGAGTACGTTGCGGAAGTACTTATCGACTCGATTATTACGCACGATTTCAATTTTATCTGGGATATCGTTAATCGGCTTTGGTGTTTATTTTGGAATTGAAGCAGCTAGCGTTTTATTTTCGTAA
- a CDS encoding amino acid permease, whose product MKTNSGEQKEKPLKWWQLSLLGVACTIGTGFFLGSSIAISIAGPSVIFAFIIAGLGTYFVFEALAKLTVADPQKGSFRSYAKKAYGRWAGFSSGWVYWLSEMLIIGSQMTALSIFTQFWFPNVPLWVLASIYSVLAVIVILMGPKGFDRVENLLAVLKIAAILMFILLAILALIGVFGGGNDQVSVPTTYSQLFPQGITGFFPSLIYGFYGYAGIEIMGLLAVRLNKMEEVHKSGKVMLSVLTLIYVASVGLALIMVSWNTFNTENSPFVTALENYNIDFIPHIFNGVFIIAGFSTMVASFFAVIRILVTLAEDQDAPRVFSKRVANKFAVPAILLTMGGIIVSIVLSVVMPDRIYEYITTAAGLMLLYNWFFILGSYGRLLDVTGFDNVKRWFGFLLVFLGVGGTVFHQTSRPGFYVSLLFVIVIAVITLIMRHFWKKAKKEEAKTPSVFTKIKR is encoded by the coding sequence ATGAAAACCAATTCAGGTGAACAAAAAGAAAAGCCGCTAAAGTGGTGGCAACTATCATTACTTGGTGTAGCCTGTACAATTGGTACAGGGTTTTTTCTAGGGTCAAGTATCGCGATTAGTATTGCTGGACCATCTGTTATTTTTGCATTTATCATCGCTGGTTTAGGAACTTATTTTGTTTTTGAAGCTCTCGCAAAATTAACAGTGGCTGATCCACAAAAAGGCTCATTTCGTTCTTATGCGAAAAAAGCGTACGGTCGTTGGGCTGGTTTTAGTAGTGGTTGGGTATATTGGCTGTCTGAAATGTTAATTATCGGAAGCCAAATGACAGCCCTCTCTATTTTCACTCAATTTTGGTTTCCCAATGTTCCGTTGTGGGTGTTAGCAAGTATCTATTCTGTCCTTGCTGTTATTGTCATTTTAATGGGACCAAAAGGGTTTGACCGTGTTGAAAACTTATTGGCTGTATTGAAAATTGCAGCTATTTTAATGTTTATCCTCTTAGCAATTTTAGCACTGATTGGTGTTTTTGGTGGTGGGAACGACCAAGTTTCGGTTCCGACAACCTATTCTCAACTTTTCCCTCAAGGGATAACTGGTTTTTTTCCTTCCCTTATTTATGGGTTTTATGGTTATGCTGGAATTGAGATCATGGGCCTCCTTGCCGTCCGTTTAAATAAAATGGAGGAAGTCCATAAGTCAGGTAAAGTCATGTTATCTGTCTTAACGTTAATTTATGTTGCTTCTGTTGGGTTAGCGTTAATTATGGTGTCATGGAATACATTTAATACAGAAAATAGCCCGTTTGTAACAGCTCTTGAAAATTATAATATTGACTTTATCCCACATATCTTTAATGGTGTTTTTATCATTGCGGGATTTTCTACAATGGTTGCTTCATTTTTTGCGGTCATTCGTATATTAGTTACCTTAGCAGAAGACCAAGATGCTCCCCGTGTATTTTCAAAGCGTGTAGCTAATAAATTTGCAGTACCTGCTATTTTGTTAACAATGGGTGGTATTATTGTTTCTATTGTATTATCTGTCGTGATGCCTGACCGAATTTATGAGTATATTACAACAGCTGCAGGGCTTATGCTATTATATAATTGGTTTTTTATTCTAGGGTCATACGGTCGGTTATTGGATGTAACAGGATTTGATAATGTAAAGCGCTGGTTTGGATTTTTGCTCGTCTTTCTTGGTGTTGGCGGTACAGTATTTCACCAGACAAGTCGTCCGGGGTTCTATGTAAGTTTGCTTTTTGTTATCGTTATTGCGGTAATTACGTTAATCATGCGCCACTTTTGGAAAAAAGCAAAAAAGGAAGAGGCCAAAACCCCTTCCGTTTTTACGAAAATAAAACGCTAG
- a CDS encoding acyl-CoA thioesterase: MNGKRTKQSRVVKTHLVLPNDTNNHASLFGGILMRNMDEVASISARRHCRTEVVTASTDSVDFLHPILQTDSVCLEAFVSWTGNTSMEVFVKVIAEDLNTEERKIAATAFLTFVAMDKDGKPVQVPGIIPETEEEKKLFETGADRATVRKDRRKKSRELAEFMTTKKPWE, translated from the coding sequence GTGAATGGAAAACGAACAAAACAATCACGAGTCGTAAAGACTCATTTAGTGTTACCAAATGACACAAACAATCATGCAAGTTTATTTGGTGGAATATTAATGCGAAATATGGATGAAGTGGCATCCATTTCGGCTAGACGACATTGTCGAACAGAAGTGGTCACAGCCTCAACCGATTCGGTTGATTTCTTACATCCGATTTTGCAAACCGATTCTGTCTGCTTAGAAGCTTTTGTGTCATGGACTGGCAATACATCAATGGAAGTGTTCGTGAAAGTGATAGCGGAAGATTTAAATACAGAAGAAAGAAAAATAGCAGCAACAGCGTTTTTAACTTTTGTTGCGATGGACAAGGACGGAAAACCAGTTCAAGTGCCGGGTATTATTCCTGAAACAGAAGAAGAGAAAAAATTATTTGAAACTGGAGCAGATAGAGCTACAGTAAGAAAAGACAGAAGAAAAAAAAGTCGGGAATTAGCGGAGTTTATGACGACAAAGAAGCCGTGGGAATAA
- a CDS encoding NarK family nitrate/nitrite MFS transporter produces MARIKEWNPEDEVFWEKEGKRHARRNLWISVPTLMLAFIVWQIWSVVAVRLNDIGFQFTAEQLFTLAAMPGLVGASLRFIYTFAVGKFGGRNWVVFSTGVLAIPAIGIGFAVQNPDTPYSIMLLLAALCGLGGGNFSSALANISFFYPKKEKGTALGINGGLGNMGVSVVQFVTPLVITIGTFAFIGGEGQVLPDGSQIWLQNAAFVWVVPIIIMTIVAYFGMDNLPTAKQSVKDQFVIVKRKHTWIMTILYVATFGSFIGYAAAFPLLLKSQFPEYVSLAFLGAFLAAAFRPAGGWLSDKFGGALVTTVVLIVMGLGAFSVIFFIGQQAFLGFLISFLILFIAAGMGSGSTFQMIPIIFPVKEAAPVLGFTAAFAAYGSFFIPKLFGWSVSTTGTPITALYYFIGFYVISIVLNWYYYQRKNAEVKC; encoded by the coding sequence ATGGCACGAATAAAGGAATGGAATCCTGAAGATGAAGTGTTTTGGGAAAAAGAAGGTAAACGTCATGCAAGAAGGAATTTATGGATCTCAGTACCTACATTAATGTTAGCATTCATCGTTTGGCAAATTTGGTCAGTTGTAGCCGTACGATTAAACGATATTGGCTTCCAATTTACCGCTGAACAATTATTTACATTAGCCGCGATGCCAGGTCTTGTTGGTGCATCCTTACGTTTTATTTACACATTTGCTGTAGGGAAATTTGGAGGTCGGAATTGGGTCGTGTTTTCAACAGGGGTACTTGCAATTCCGGCAATTGGGATTGGGTTTGCGGTTCAAAATCCAGATACACCATACTCTATCATGTTATTATTAGCCGCTCTTTGTGGTTTAGGTGGCGGAAACTTTTCATCAGCTTTAGCTAATATTAGCTTCTTTTATCCAAAAAAAGAAAAAGGAACGGCCCTAGGTATTAATGGTGGTTTAGGAAATATGGGGGTATCAGTTGTTCAGTTTGTTACTCCATTAGTGATTACAATTGGAACATTTGCTTTTATCGGTGGCGAAGGTCAAGTATTACCAGACGGTTCGCAAATTTGGTTGCAAAACGCTGCGTTCGTATGGGTGGTACCAATTATCATTATGACGATTGTTGCTTATTTTGGCATGGATAACTTACCAACAGCAAAACAGTCAGTTAAAGATCAATTTGTTATTGTGAAAAGAAAACATACATGGATTATGACTATTTTATATGTAGCAACTTTCGGTTCATTTATTGGGTATGCAGCCGCATTTCCACTATTACTAAAATCTCAGTTTCCTGAGTATGTTTCTCTCGCATTTTTAGGAGCTTTTCTAGCTGCTGCTTTCCGCCCTGCTGGAGGTTGGCTATCAGATAAATTTGGCGGAGCTTTAGTAACGACCGTTGTTCTTATCGTTATGGGCTTAGGCGCCTTCTCTGTTATTTTCTTTATTGGACAACAAGCATTCTTAGGCTTCCTAATTTCATTTTTAATTTTATTTATTGCTGCAGGAATGGGTTCTGGTTCCACATTCCAAATGATACCAATTATATTCCCTGTTAAAGAAGCCGCTCCTGTTTTAGGGTTTACAGCAGCTTTTGCAGCTTACGGTTCATTCTTTATTCCAAAACTTTTTGGTTGGTCTGTTTCTACAACAGGAACGCCAATTACAGCCCTTTACTACTTTATTGGATTTTATGTTATTTCAATCGTATTAAACTGGTATTATTATCAACGAAAAAATGCTGAAGTTAAATGTTAA